Proteins co-encoded in one Prescottella sp. R16 genomic window:
- a CDS encoding enoyl-CoA hydratase/isomerase family protein, protein MPYLKRDGDVFVLYLGTEGETDNENRFHPDWIDATHALLDEVEAHEGPAALVTTATGKFYTNGLDTDWVFGHLAELPGYLDRVHTIYSRLLAFPMATVAAVQGHAFGAGAMLALAHDFRVMRGDRGYFCLPEVTLNMPFTVGMSGLLAARLPRQTAVEAMTTGRRYGGGDACTAGIVDATVDADTDGGSVLAAAVARASALVSTHGANLAGIKRGLHRDALEALAVTTDSSNFTFG, encoded by the coding sequence ATGCCATACCTCAAGCGCGACGGCGACGTCTTCGTCCTGTACCTCGGCACCGAGGGTGAGACGGACAACGAGAATCGGTTCCACCCCGACTGGATCGACGCGACACATGCGTTGCTCGACGAGGTCGAGGCCCACGAGGGTCCGGCGGCCCTCGTCACGACGGCGACCGGCAAGTTCTACACCAACGGACTCGACACCGACTGGGTGTTCGGGCATCTCGCCGAGCTGCCCGGCTACCTCGACCGGGTGCACACGATCTATTCGCGGCTGCTGGCGTTCCCCATGGCGACCGTCGCCGCGGTGCAGGGGCACGCCTTCGGTGCGGGGGCGATGCTCGCGCTCGCCCACGACTTCCGGGTCATGCGCGGCGACCGCGGCTACTTCTGCCTGCCCGAGGTCACCCTGAACATGCCGTTCACGGTGGGCATGTCCGGGCTGCTCGCGGCCCGGCTGCCCCGGCAGACGGCGGTCGAGGCGATGACGACGGGACGACGCTACGGCGGCGGCGACGCCTGCACGGCCGGCATCGTCGACGCCACCGTCGACGCGGACACGGACGGGGGCTCGGTTCTCGCCGCGGCCGTGGCGCGGGCGTCGGCCCTGGTGTCGACGCACGGCGCGAACCTCGCCGGGATCAAGCGGGGACTGCACCGGGACGCGCTCGAGGCTCTCGCCGTCACGACCGACAGCAGCAATTTCACGTTCGGTTGA
- a CDS encoding M20 family metallopeptidase produces MDLSRWRRHFHANPELARREFATTSFVAAQLSAAGMSPLLLPGGTGIVCDIGPGGMRVALRGDMDALPLQEATGAPYASTVPGVAHACGHDAHTAILLGTALVLNSLPQLPIGVRFIFQPAEEVMPGGALDVVAAGGMQGVSRIFALHCDPRLEAGRVGVRVGAITSAADTVELVLDSPGGHTSRPHLTTDLVYAIGTVITGLPGMLSRRIDPRSGTVMVWGAVSAGQAPNAIPRSGLLTGTVRTGDHATWELLEPIVREIVHGLLAPTGVRYELDYRRGVPPVVNDEVSARMFEDAVRPIGPDALADTPQSGGGEDFSWYLEEAPGAMARLGVWSGHGPQLDIHQPTFDLDERALATGVRVLTNLVLQV; encoded by the coding sequence ATGGATCTGTCGCGGTGGCGGCGGCACTTCCACGCCAACCCGGAGCTGGCGCGCCGCGAGTTCGCGACCACCAGTTTCGTTGCCGCCCAGCTGTCGGCGGCCGGGATGTCGCCGTTGCTGCTGCCCGGCGGCACCGGCATCGTCTGCGACATCGGCCCCGGCGGGATGCGGGTGGCGTTGCGCGGCGACATGGACGCGCTGCCGTTGCAGGAGGCGACCGGCGCGCCGTATGCGTCGACGGTGCCCGGGGTGGCGCACGCGTGCGGGCACGACGCCCACACCGCGATTCTGCTCGGCACCGCTTTGGTCCTGAACTCGTTGCCGCAGTTGCCGATCGGAGTGCGGTTCATCTTCCAGCCGGCGGAAGAGGTGATGCCCGGTGGGGCGCTCGACGTCGTCGCCGCCGGAGGCATGCAGGGGGTGTCGCGGATCTTCGCGCTGCACTGCGACCCCCGACTCGAGGCCGGTCGTGTCGGGGTGCGGGTGGGGGCGATCACGTCGGCCGCGGACACCGTCGAACTCGTCCTCGACTCACCCGGCGGGCACACGTCCCGGCCGCACCTGACGACGGATCTGGTGTACGCGATCGGCACCGTCATCACCGGGCTCCCGGGCATGCTCAGCCGGCGTATCGATCCGCGCAGCGGCACCGTCATGGTGTGGGGGGCGGTCAGTGCCGGGCAGGCGCCCAACGCGATCCCGCGCAGCGGCCTGCTCACCGGGACCGTCCGGACCGGCGACCACGCCACCTGGGAACTGCTCGAACCGATCGTCCGGGAGATCGTGCACGGACTGCTCGCACCCACCGGGGTGCGCTACGAACTCGACTACCGGCGCGGAGTCCCGCCCGTCGTCAACGACGAGGTGTCCGCACGGATGTTCGAGGACGCGGTCCGGCCGATCGGGCCCGACGCGCTCGCCGACACTCCACAGTCCGGTGGCGGCGAGGACTTCTCGTGGTATCTCGAGGAGGCGCCGGGGGCGATGGCACGCCTCGGCGTGTGGTCCGGGCACGGCCCGCAACTGGACATCCACCAGCCGACGTTCGACCTCGACGAGCGGGCCCTCGCGACCGGGGTGCGGGTACTGACGAATCTGGTGCTGCAGGTCTAG